A window of the Dongshaea marina genome harbors these coding sequences:
- a CDS encoding GDSL-type esterase/lipase family protein, with the protein MKKILCYGDSNVWGYITGGSRFAESVRWPGLLGQKLGEDYQVIEEGLNGRNTGVEEPGMPGLNGYDTLPAVLAQHGLLDKVILMLGTNDLSDHLGRSASDIVNSMESLIRCIQQTVVPFPQIILVSPPRILDFALQAGFSAAPEKLPALRQGYRELAERYQGLYLDAAIICTGYAEDGVHLDPLSHSQLAEALFGLIKAS; encoded by the coding sequence ATGAAAAAAATTCTTTGTTACGGTGATTCTAATGTTTGGGGATATATCACCGGTGGAAGTCGCTTTGCTGAAAGCGTGCGCTGGCCCGGTCTGCTGGGGCAGAAACTGGGTGAGGATTACCAGGTGATTGAAGAGGGGCTTAATGGCCGAAACACCGGGGTCGAAGAGCCAGGGATGCCGGGGCTTAATGGATATGATACCTTGCCCGCGGTGCTTGCTCAACACGGCTTATTGGACAAGGTGATCCTGATGCTTGGCACCAATGATTTAAGCGATCACTTGGGGCGCAGTGCCAGCGATATCGTCAATAGTATGGAGTCCCTCATTCGCTGTATTCAGCAAACAGTGGTTCCGTTTCCTCAGATCATCCTGGTTTCTCCCCCCAGGATTTTAGATTTTGCGCTACAGGCAGGCTTTAGTGCTGCACCGGAAAAACTACCCGCACTGCGTCAGGGTTATCGTGAGCTGGCCGAGCGTTATCAAGGATTGTATTTGGATGCGGCCATAATATGCACCGGCTATGCAGAGGATGGTGTTCATCTCGACCCACTGAGCCATAGTCAGCTGGCAGAGGCCCTGTTTGGGCTCATCAAGGCAAGCTGA